Part of the Burkholderia humptydooensis genome, AAGGCAGCACGCTGCATCTGACGGCCACGCCCGAGCGCTACGCGCAGACGCGCGCGACGCATCCGGAGCTGCGCGCATCGCGCGACGCGGCACGCACGCGCGTGCCGTGGGACGACGCGCTCGATCACGTCGCGCGGCGCCTCGCGCGCATCGTCGAGCAGCACGGGCCCGACGCGGTCGGCTTCTACATCTCCGGCCAACTGCTGACCGAGGACTACTACGTCTTCAACAAGCTCGCGAAGGGGCTCGTCGGCACGAACAACATCGATTCGAACTCGCGGCTCTGCATGAGCTCGGCCGTCGTCGGCTACAAGAGGACGCTCGGCGCCGACGCGCCGCCGTGCAGCTACGAAGACCTCGATCACGCGGGCACCGTGCTGATCGCGGGCGCGAACCCCGCTTACGCGCATCCGATCCTTTACCGGCGGCTGGAGGCGGCGCGCGCGCGCAATCCGCAGATGAAGGTGATCGTCGCCGATCCGCGCCGCACCGATTCGGCGAGCGACGCGACGCTGCATCTCGCGCTGCAGCCCGGCACCGACACGATGCTGTTCAACGCGATGCTGCACGTGCTGATCTGGGACGGCGCGCTCGATTCCGCATTCATCGCCGCGCACACGCAGGGCTTCGACGCGCTGCGCGATGCGGTGCGCGACGCGACGCCCGCCGCGGCCGCGCAGGTGTGCGGGCTGCGCGCGGACGACATCGTGCAGGCCGCGCGCTGGTTCGGCGCGGGGCCGTCGCTGTCGCTGTATTGCCAGGGGCTCAATCAGTCGGCGAGCGGCACGACGAAGAACGTCGCGCTCGTCAACCTGCATCTCGCGACAGGCCAGATCGGCAAGCCCGGCGCGGGGCCGTTCTCGCTGACGGGCCAGCCGAACGCGATGGGCGGCCGCGAGGTGGGCGGCATGGCGACGCTCGCGTCCGCGCACCGCGATCTCGCGAACCCGGCCGATCGCGCCGAGATCGCCGGCCTCTGGGGCGTGCCCGATCTGCCTGCGAAGCCGGGCTTGACCGCGGTCGAGATGTTCGAGCAGCTCGCCGAAGGCGCGCTGAAAGCGATCTGGATCGTCTGCACGAACCCCGCGCATTCGATTCCGGGCCAGGCGCTCGCGCGCGCGGGGCTCGAGCGCGCGGAATTCGTCGTGCTGCAGGACGCGTATGCGCACACGGGCACCGCGCCATACGCGGACGTGCTGCTGCCCGCGGCGACGTGGGGCGAGAAGGAAGGCACGGTGACGAACTCCGAGCGGCGGATCTCGCGCGTGCGCGCGGCGACGCAGCCGTACGGCGACGCGCGCGCCGACTGGCGGATCGCGGCGGACGTCGGCCGCCGGCTCGAAGCGCGGCTCGCGCCCGGCCGCCCGACGCTCTTTCCGTACGAAGACGCCGAAGCGATATGGAACGAGCACCGCGCGACGACGATCGGCCGCGACTGCGACATCGGCGGGCTGTCATGGCCGCTCCTCGCGCGCGACGGCCCGCAGCAATGGCCGTTTCCGGCGGGCGCCGTGCAGGGCCTCGCGCGCCTGTACGCCGACGGGCGCTTTCCGACCGGCGACGGCCGCGCGCGCTTCGTGCCGACGCCGTATCACCCCGTCGCCGAGGCCGTCGACGCGCGCTACCGCTTCGCGCTGACGACAGGCCGCCTGCGCGACCAGTGGCACGGCGGCAGCCGCACGGGCTCGGTTGCGAAGCTGTTCGCCCACGCGCCGCAGCCGTGCGTCGAGCTCAATCCCGGCGACTGCGCGCGGCTCGAACTCGGCCCGCACGATTTCGTCCACCTGACGTCGCGGCGCGGCAGCGCGCTCCTGCCCGCGCGCGCCGACGACGCGGTCGTCCCCGGCCAGGCGTTCGCGCCGATGCACTGGGGCGACGAATACGTGTCGGGCGTCGCGGGCAACCGCGCGGCAATGGGCATCAACGCGCTGACGACGCCGGCGCGCGACCCGTATTCGCAGCAGCCGGAACTCAAGCACGCGGCGATCAAGCTGCTGAAGGCCGATCTGCCGTGGCGCTGGCTGATCGCCGCGCGCGTGCCGGCTGGCGAGCTGCTCGCGCGCCAGCGGGCCGCGCGCGCGTTCTTCGCGCGCTTTCCGTATGCGAGCTGCGTGCCGTTCGGCACCGACGCGTACGCGGGCCTCGCATGGCGCGTCGCCGCGTACGAGCCCGCGCCCGCCGGGCTGCAGCGCGAAATCGAAGCGCTTTTCGAATTGCCCGCGCAGGCGGCCGACGTGATGAGCTACGGCGACGCGCGGCGCGGCGCCGGCCGGCGCGTGCGGATCGTCGACGGCGCGCTCGTCGCGTTCTCCGTCGCCGGCGCGGCGGGCACGACCGAGGACGGCGCGGCCGTGCTGCGCGAGTACGTCGACAGCGGCGCGAGCGTCGGCGCGCTCGGCCGCCTGCTGCTGTTCGCCGGCCGCGTGCCGCTGCAGGCAGCGCCTGCGCGCGGCCGCACGATCTGCAACTGCGTCGGCGTGGGCGAGCGCGAGATCGGCGCGGTGCTGGCGGCCGACGCGCCGTCCGCGGCGCCCGGCGAGCGGCTCGCGAACTTGCAAGAACGGCTCAAATGCGGTACTCAGTGTGGTTCCTGCATACCCGAGCTGCGCCGCCTGATCGCCGAAACCGCGACGGCCGCGGCCCCTTCCCCTCGATGACCGAATCCGACGCCAACGCCAGCCAGCAGCCCGACCACTTTTCCTGCGCCCGCTTGATCAAGGAAATCGGGCGCGGACCCAACGGCGCACGCGCGCTGCCGTACGACGACGCGTTCGCGCTGTTCCGCGCGATGCTCGACGCCCGCGTGTCCGACATCGAGCTGGGCGCGGTGCTGATCGCATACCGGCTCAAAGGCGAGACGGCCGCCGAGCTCGCGGCGATGCTCGCCGCCGCGCACGCGTCGTTCGAGCCGCTGCACGTGCAGGACGCGATGTTCCGCACCGTGTCGATCCCGAGCTACAACGGCGCGCGCAGGCAGCCGAACCTCGTGCCGCTCCTCGCGCTGCTGCTCGCGCGCGAAGGCGTGCCGGTGCTCGTGCACGGCGTGGCGGAGGACCCGGGCCGCGTGACGAGCGCGGAGATTTTCACCGAGCTGTCGATTGCGCCCGGCGGCACGCACGACGAGATCGAGGACACGCTCGCCGAGCGCCGCGTCGCGTTCGCGCCGATCGACGTGCTCGCGCCGAAGCTCGCGCGGCTGATCGCGTTGCGGCGCGTGCTCGGCGTGCGCAATTCGACGCACACGATCGTCAAGCTGCTGCAGCCGTTCGAGCCCGCCGGGCTGCGGCTCGTCAACTACACGCATCCGCCGTATCGCGACAGCCTCGTCGAGCTGTTTCGCGATCATCCGGCGGCCGCGGCGGGCGGCGCGCTGCTCGCGCGCGGCACCGAAGGCGAGGCGGTGGCCGACACGCGCCGTCAGGTGCAGGTCGACTGGCTGCACGACGGGCTCTGCGAGACGGTCGTCGAACCGGCGCGCTCGTCGTCCGACGCGCCGCCCGTCGAGCTGCCCGCATCGCGCGACGCCGCGACGACGGCCGCATGGACCGATTCCGTGATGCGCGGCGAAATTCCGATTCCGGACGCGGTCGCGATGCAGGTCGACACGATCGTGCGGCTCGCGCGGATCGCGTGAGCGCGTGCCTTTCGATGCGTCGCCGAGACGCGCGGCGGCGCGGGCGACGGGTTCGCGCGAGCGGTTCGCGCGTGGCGGCAAATGCCGGCGAACGCGTGCGCGAGCGTCCGCATCGCTCGCCCGACACGCGCCGCGCGGCTTCAGCATTCAGCCGACGCCGCGCGCTTCGGCGCGCTGATCAGCACGCTGTTCGACACGCCTGACGCGAAGACAGTCGCGCCCGCTGACGCGGGCCGGGCGGGTGGCGAACGCCGCGCCACCGACCGAATGCCCGGACCGAATGCCCGACCGAATGTCCCGACGATTGACAGCCGCGGACGACTTCGCATAGAGTTGCCCTCATGCGTTCCTTCCAGAACACCCTCCGAATTACCTCCGGCCGCCTAGCGCGGCCGCTATCGCTACGACTAGCGTAAAGCTGTCGTGGCGCCGCGCCGTCCCGGCGCGGTCCCTCCCCTAGCAGTTCCTCGCAGTTTCTTTCTCGCAGTTTTTTACAACCCGTAGTCGTCAGCTTTCGTTCGTCGATCCGACGGGCGAACCGCGAAGATTCCGCGTCGTCGTGCCATCGGGCATGCACGTGCGCAGGCGGCGCCCACCGGCGCGTCATGCCGTCTGTCTTCGCTCGCGACTTGACCGCCCGAGGCAAAGATGAAGCGCAACCCCGCCGACAAATACCGACCGTTCGAACCCGTTCGCATCAACGGACGCCGATGGCCGAGCCGCACGATCGAGCATGCGCCGATCTGGATGAGCACCGATCTGCGCGACGGCAACCAGTCGCTGATCGAGCCGATGACGATCGGGCAAAAGCTCGAATTCTTCGAGATGCTCGTCGCGATCGGCTTCAAGGAAATCGAAGTCGGTTTTCCGTCGGCGTCGCAAACCGACTTCGATTTC contains:
- a CDS encoding nitrate reductase, which translates into the protein MTVDTPAQPIAQHTPGAVRETRSTCCYCGVGCGVVIETRCDANGRDTIVGVRGDSDHPANFGRLCSKGSTLHLTATPERYAQTRATHPELRASRDAARTRVPWDDALDHVARRLARIVEQHGPDAVGFYISGQLLTEDYYVFNKLAKGLVGTNNIDSNSRLCMSSAVVGYKRTLGADAPPCSYEDLDHAGTVLIAGANPAYAHPILYRRLEAARARNPQMKVIVADPRRTDSASDATLHLALQPGTDTMLFNAMLHVLIWDGALDSAFIAAHTQGFDALRDAVRDATPAAAAQVCGLRADDIVQAARWFGAGPSLSLYCQGLNQSASGTTKNVALVNLHLATGQIGKPGAGPFSLTGQPNAMGGREVGGMATLASAHRDLANPADRAEIAGLWGVPDLPAKPGLTAVEMFEQLAEGALKAIWIVCTNPAHSIPGQALARAGLERAEFVVLQDAYAHTGTAPYADVLLPAATWGEKEGTVTNSERRISRVRAATQPYGDARADWRIAADVGRRLEARLAPGRPTLFPYEDAEAIWNEHRATTIGRDCDIGGLSWPLLARDGPQQWPFPAGAVQGLARLYADGRFPTGDGRARFVPTPYHPVAEAVDARYRFALTTGRLRDQWHGGSRTGSVAKLFAHAPQPCVELNPGDCARLELGPHDFVHLTSRRGSALLPARADDAVVPGQAFAPMHWGDEYVSGVAGNRAAMGINALTTPARDPYSQQPELKHAAIKLLKADLPWRWLIAARVPAGELLARQRAARAFFARFPYASCVPFGTDAYAGLAWRVAAYEPAPAGLQREIEALFELPAQAADVMSYGDARRGAGRRVRIVDGALVAFSVAGAAGTTEDGAAVLREYVDSGASVGALGRLLLFAGRVPLQAAPARGRTICNCVGVGEREIGAVLAADAPSAAPGERLANLQERLKCGTQCGSCIPELRRLIAETATAAAPSPR
- the ybiB gene encoding DNA-binding protein YbiB, which produces MTESDANASQQPDHFSCARLIKEIGRGPNGARALPYDDAFALFRAMLDARVSDIELGAVLIAYRLKGETAAELAAMLAAAHASFEPLHVQDAMFRTVSIPSYNGARRQPNLVPLLALLLAREGVPVLVHGVAEDPGRVTSAEIFTELSIAPGGTHDEIEDTLAERRVAFAPIDVLAPKLARLIALRRVLGVRNSTHTIVKLLQPFEPAGLRLVNYTHPPYRDSLVELFRDHPAAAAGGALLARGTEGEAVADTRRQVQVDWLHDGLCETVVEPARSSSDAPPVELPASRDAATTAAWTDSVMRGEIPIPDAVAMQVDTIVRLARIA